One region of Sulfurisphaera ohwakuensis genomic DNA includes:
- a CDS encoding glycosyltransferase family 4 protein: protein MKIFAIGNVFNPSGVSSHIINVLKGLSKLGEEVTLYVPHFLIDNKIEILKDLEKAGVQIYPFVYDYIQKYKSKIRTINYFIESHTVIFRWNDIGADKVLLRDLDRIKPDIIYDMHEDTITLRLSYYLGKKLNVPVVKLLHDEPFRYSSFGRGYRKILGLQGFIYDALMSIFYKFDKRAYEISMEDGILRGIAAVSYASIYYSKLDEIAKKYHVAVKVYEIGNAFDKELIFKYRRIKDKGDYAVFFARLVPQKGLMELPKIAERLSTKIIVFGKLFSEKYKKNLQSKNIEYRGYKPIEEVYDTVSKAKVLIYPSHQDGYSLVVLDTLALGTSVVAYDIPAIRFVYGGLKPVKMVKEYDYLSLAKVANEVLSMPEKEYTMEHEDEKVRTFIEKHSDWLNVAIETRDFLKQFTRNAI, encoded by the coding sequence ATGAAAATTTTTGCTATAGGGAATGTTTTTAATCCTTCAGGTGTTTCTTCGCATATTATAAATGTTCTTAAAGGTCTTTCTAAATTAGGTGAAGAAGTCACATTATATGTTCCACATTTTCTTATAGATAATAAAATTGAAATTTTAAAAGACTTAGAAAAAGCTGGAGTTCAAATATATCCTTTCGTGTATGATTATATTCAAAAATATAAAAGCAAAATAAGAACTATTAATTATTTTATAGAATCTCATACAGTTATATTTAGATGGAATGATATAGGAGCTGACAAGGTTTTATTAAGGGATCTAGATAGGATAAAGCCCGATATAATATATGATATGCATGAAGATACTATCACTTTAAGATTATCGTACTATTTAGGGAAGAAATTAAATGTCCCAGTGGTTAAGTTATTACATGATGAACCTTTTAGATATTCATCTTTTGGTAGAGGTTATAGAAAGATTCTCGGTCTTCAAGGTTTTATTTATGATGCTTTAATGTCTATTTTTTATAAGTTTGATAAAAGAGCATATGAAATTTCCATGGAAGATGGAATATTAAGAGGTATAGCCGCGGTATCATATGCGTCAATTTACTATTCGAAACTTGATGAAATAGCAAAAAAGTATCACGTGGCAGTGAAAGTTTATGAAATTGGAAATGCTTTTGATAAAGAGTTAATTTTTAAATATAGAAGAATAAAAGATAAAGGTGATTATGCAGTTTTCTTCGCTAGGTTAGTACCTCAAAAAGGTCTTATGGAATTACCAAAAATTGCTGAGAGGCTTTCAACCAAAATAATTGTTTTTGGGAAATTATTTTCAGAAAAATACAAAAAAAATCTTCAATCTAAGAATATTGAATATCGTGGCTATAAGCCAATCGAGGAAGTATATGATACGGTTAGCAAGGCAAAAGTTTTAATATATCCGTCTCACCAAGATGGGTATTCACTAGTAGTTTTAGACACTTTAGCCCTAGGTACTTCTGTAGTAGCCTACGATATACCAGCTATTAGGTTTGTTTATGGAGGATTAAAGCCAGTGAAAATGGTAAAAGAATATGATTATTTATCTTTAGCAAAAGTAGCTAATGAAGTACTTAGTATGCCTGAAAAAGAATATACTATGGAGCATGAAGATGAGAAAGTAAGGACATTTATAGAAAAACACTCTGACTGGTTAAATGTAGCTATTGAAACTAGAGATTTTTTAAAACAGTTTACTAGAAACGCTATATAA
- a CDS encoding DNA-directed DNA polymerase I, protein MARQITLFDFTLKKEQNKDESRKEEIPHANINEERRKPKEWIKEAEEGKSYFLLQVDYDGKKSKAICKLYDKETKKIYILYDNTGHKPYFLTDIDPEKVNKIPKVVRDPSFDHLETVIKIDPYSGNKIKLTKIVVKDPLAVRRMRNSVPKAYEAHIKYFNNYIYDLGLIPGLPYVVKKGKLEQLRPELKGEEVDEIRKAFADSDEMTKEAVNDWIPIFESEVPDVKRVAIDIEVYTPIKGRIPDPEKAEFPIISISLAGNDGTKRVLVLLREDVNSQITKHDVIVETFKSERELIRRFFDIILDYPIILTFNGDDFDIPYIYYRALKLNFTPEEIPFDIINDEGKYLAGIHIDLYKFFFNRAIRNYAFEGKYNEYNLDAVATALLGMSKVKLDTLISFLDLDKLIEYNSRDAEITLKLTTFNNNLVWKLIILLARISKMGLEELTRTEVSTWIKNLYYWEHRRRNWLIPLKEEILTRSSQIKTAAIIKGKRYKGAVVIDPPAGVFFNVVVLDFASLYPSIIRNWNISYETVDVENCKNKEYVRDETGEVLHYICKDKPGITAVITGLLRDFRVKVYKKKAKSQNISEEQRSVYDVVQRAMKVFINATYGVFGAENFPLYAPAVAESVTAIGRYVITTTVNYCRSIGLQVLYGDTDSMFLWNPSKEKLEEIIKFVKGKFGLDLEVDKVYKFVAFSGLKKNYLGVYPDGKTDIKGMLAKKRNTPEFIKKEFNEVKQLVTTINSPDDIPKIRDQLEYKIKEIYEKLRHKGYNLDELAFRVMLSKPLESYTKNTPQHVKAALQLRSYGVMVLPRDIIMFVKVKSKDGVKPVQLAKLSEIDVDKYIDAVRSTFEQILKAFGINWGQFTTTSIDTFFNISKK, encoded by the coding sequence ATGGCAAGACAAATTACACTTTTTGATTTTACATTGAAGAAAGAACAAAATAAGGATGAAAGTAGAAAAGAAGAGATCCCGCACGCTAATATCAACGAAGAGAGGAGAAAACCTAAGGAGTGGATAAAGGAGGCTGAAGAAGGGAAGAGTTATTTCTTACTTCAAGTTGATTATGATGGCAAAAAATCAAAAGCTATTTGTAAACTCTATGACAAGGAGACGAAAAAAATATACATATTATATGATAATACAGGCCATAAACCTTATTTTCTTACTGATATAGACCCAGAAAAAGTTAATAAAATTCCTAAAGTTGTAAGAGATCCTTCTTTTGATCATTTGGAAACAGTAATTAAGATAGACCCTTATTCTGGTAATAAGATAAAACTTACAAAAATAGTTGTAAAAGACCCATTAGCTGTAAGAAGGATGAGAAACTCTGTTCCAAAAGCTTACGAAGCTCATATCAAATATTTTAACAATTATATCTATGATTTAGGCCTTATACCAGGTTTGCCTTATGTAGTGAAAAAAGGGAAATTAGAGCAATTAAGACCAGAACTTAAAGGAGAAGAAGTAGATGAGATAAGAAAGGCTTTTGCTGATTCGGATGAAATGACTAAAGAAGCCGTTAACGATTGGATTCCTATTTTTGAATCTGAAGTTCCTGATGTGAAAAGAGTAGCAATAGATATAGAAGTATATACTCCTATTAAGGGACGAATTCCAGATCCAGAGAAAGCAGAATTTCCTATAATAAGCATATCCCTAGCTGGGAATGATGGTACTAAAAGAGTTCTAGTCCTACTTAGGGAGGATGTAAATTCTCAAATTACTAAGCACGATGTGATTGTAGAAACATTTAAATCTGAAAGAGAATTAATTAGAAGATTTTTCGATATAATTCTTGATTATCCGATTATACTGACATTTAATGGTGATGATTTCGATATTCCATATATTTATTATAGGGCTTTAAAGCTTAATTTTACCCCAGAAGAAATACCATTTGATATAATAAATGATGAGGGAAAATATTTAGCAGGCATTCATATAGATTTATATAAATTTTTCTTTAATAGAGCAATAAGAAATTATGCATTTGAAGGAAAATATAATGAGTATAATCTAGATGCAGTAGCCACAGCACTATTAGGAATGTCTAAAGTTAAGCTTGATACATTAATCAGTTTCTTAGATCTTGATAAACTGATAGAATATAATTCAAGAGATGCTGAAATAACTCTTAAATTAACTACATTTAATAATAATTTGGTATGGAAATTAATTATATTATTAGCAAGAATATCAAAGATGGGATTAGAGGAATTAACTAGAACTGAAGTTTCTACATGGATTAAAAACTTATATTATTGGGAACATAGGAGAAGAAACTGGCTTATTCCATTAAAAGAAGAAATACTAACTAGATCAAGTCAGATTAAGACTGCAGCTATAATAAAAGGGAAGAGATATAAGGGTGCTGTAGTAATTGATCCACCAGCTGGTGTTTTCTTTAATGTCGTTGTTCTTGATTTTGCATCACTGTATCCCTCAATTATTAGGAATTGGAACATAAGTTACGAAACTGTTGATGTAGAAAATTGTAAGAACAAAGAATATGTAAGAGATGAAACTGGTGAAGTTTTACATTATATATGTAAAGATAAGCCTGGTATAACGGCTGTAATTACAGGTTTGTTGAGAGATTTTAGAGTTAAAGTTTACAAGAAAAAGGCAAAGTCACAAAATATATCTGAAGAGCAGAGATCGGTTTATGATGTAGTGCAAAGAGCAATGAAAGTATTCATAAACGCGACTTATGGTGTATTTGGTGCTGAGAATTTCCCACTATATGCTCCTGCTGTTGCTGAAAGTGTTACTGCAATAGGTAGATATGTTATTACTACAACGGTAAACTATTGTAGGTCAATTGGTTTACAAGTTTTATATGGCGATACTGATTCGATGTTTTTATGGAATCCATCTAAAGAGAAATTAGAAGAAATAATAAAATTTGTAAAGGGTAAATTTGGTTTAGACTTAGAAGTAGATAAAGTATATAAATTTGTAGCATTTTCTGGTCTAAAGAAGAACTATTTAGGTGTTTATCCGGATGGTAAAACAGATATTAAAGGTATGTTAGCCAAGAAGAGAAATACTCCGGAGTTCATTAAAAAAGAGTTTAACGAAGTTAAGCAGCTTGTCACTACTATAAATTCCCCAGATGATATACCTAAGATAAGAGATCAATTAGAGTATAAGATTAAGGAGATATACGAGAAATTAAGACATAAGGGTTACAATCTTGATGAGCTGGCATTTAGAGTAATGTTATCTAAGCCTTTAGAAAGTTATACTAAGAATACACCACAACATGTTAAAGCTGCATTACAATTAAGATCTTATGGTGTAATGGTTCTACCTAGAGATATAATAATGTTTGTCAAAGTGAAAAGCAAAGATGGTGTAAAACCTGTTCAACTTGCAAAACTGAGTGAGATAGATGTGGATAAATATATTGATGCAGTAAGATCAACATTTGAACAAATACTAAAAGCGTTTGGTATTAATTGGGGCCAATTTACTACAACTTCTATCGATACTTTCTTTAACATAAGTAAAAAGTAG
- a CDS encoding DUF2286 domain-containing protein: protein MKVLVVKSENGQVSKKDIVEGDLPQVLRNTATLALKEWNENLSDFIIMKDMYEIHIPLPLKPQTYEMLKNYIKSRTKSEAIAEIPIFVISFDNEWVESDFKDKKVYVVSPYIDDKSENELLEYAKQVTSPVQETETEEAEEEE, encoded by the coding sequence GTGAAGGTTTTAGTAGTCAAAAGTGAAAATGGCCAAGTTTCAAAAAAGGATATTGTAGAAGGTGACTTACCACAAGTATTAAGAAATACAGCTACGTTAGCCCTAAAAGAATGGAATGAGAACTTATCTGATTTCATAATAATGAAAGATATGTATGAAATTCATATTCCTCTGCCCCTTAAACCACAAACCTATGAAATGTTAAAAAATTATATAAAATCTAGAACAAAATCAGAGGCAATAGCTGAGATTCCTATATTTGTGATCAGTTTCGATAATGAGTGGGTTGAGTCAGATTTTAAGGACAAAAAAGTTTATGTTGTTTCTCCTTATATAGATGATAAAAGTGAAAACGAATTATTAGAATACGCAAAACAAGTAACTTCACCAGTACAAGAGACAGAAACAGAAGAAGCCGAAGAAGAAGAATAA
- a CDS encoding protein-lysine N-methyltransferase has product MSYIPHVPYVPTPEKVVRRMLEIANAGPEDIVYDLGCGDGRIIITAAKDFNVKKAVGIEINDERIKEALENIKRNGVENKAIVIKGNFFEIDLSEATIVTMFLLTNVNEMLKPKLEKELKPGTRVVSHEFEMRGWVPKEVIKVEDKGMTHQVYLYVIGEHK; this is encoded by the coding sequence GTGAGCTATATACCTCACGTCCCATATGTACCAACACCAGAAAAAGTAGTAAGAAGGATGTTAGAGATCGCTAATGCAGGACCAGAAGATATTGTTTATGATTTAGGATGTGGAGACGGAAGAATCATAATTACTGCAGCAAAAGATTTCAACGTTAAAAAAGCTGTAGGTATTGAAATAAATGACGAAAGAATAAAAGAAGCTCTAGAAAATATAAAGAGAAACGGAGTGGAAAATAAGGCCATAGTAATAAAGGGTAATTTTTTCGAGATCGATCTTTCAGAGGCTACTATAGTCACTATGTTTCTACTAACTAACGTTAATGAAATGTTAAAACCTAAATTAGAAAAAGAGTTAAAGCCTGGTACTAGAGTAGTTTCACATGAATTCGAAATGAGAGGATGGGTACCAAAAGAAGTTATAAAGGTTGAAGACAAAGGTATGACTCATCAAGTTTACTTATATGTTATAGGTGAGCACAAGTGA
- the pgsA gene encoding archaetidylinositol phosphate synthase, translated as MMVLITKIRKQSKKILQPIALALIKINVSANTITFVGLILSFLYLAIMYFLKDIIIGLILLALSAFMDAIDGEVARLSNKAGSKGSFLDSSLDRIEDINYISGLFSLGFTPLLIGLLIGVSVTISYLRAKAESLGIKMEGRGIIERGERIMFLVILLLLYLLSFTISYYFFLIFLILSIITVIQRFIAVYSSLP; from the coding sequence GTGATGGTTTTGATTACTAAGATAAGAAAGCAGTCTAAGAAGATATTGCAGCCTATAGCATTGGCTTTAATAAAGATTAATGTGTCTGCAAATACTATAACTTTTGTAGGCTTAATTCTATCTTTCTTATATTTAGCGATTATGTATTTCTTAAAAGATATAATAATTGGCTTGATTCTTCTTGCATTATCCGCATTTATGGATGCTATAGATGGGGAAGTTGCCAGGTTAAGTAATAAAGCAGGAAGTAAGGGAAGTTTCCTTGATAGTAGTTTAGATAGAATAGAAGATATTAATTATATATCTGGGTTATTTAGTCTAGGTTTCACGCCCCTCTTAATAGGACTATTAATTGGTGTATCTGTAACAATTTCTTATTTAAGAGCTAAAGCTGAATCCTTAGGAATAAAAATGGAAGGTAGAGGAATCATAGAAAGAGGAGAAAGAATAATGTTTTTGGTTATACTTTTATTGTTGTATCTATTATCTTTTACTATTTCATATTATTTCTTTCTCATATTCTTAATACTTTCTATAATAACTGTTATCCAAAGATTTATTGCAGTTTATTCCAGTTTACCATAA
- the priL gene encoding DNA primase regulatory subunit PriL → MLILDFRKYPFLKPLEDELNKYAGGVSLNDLLVNGSYYLDQAKERIDKILKDKELESYDKIKDSVLVFYTTLYLVTALDNDMLKKKFLDKESQIIEKNLLNESEETLVEIANYLGLNINYNNIEIKYKKNKKTLSLSLKYSLNFIDFLKYTRELRKIDNKFSLASHILKDGKVYLTKEEIVRILVFQIRDKLMKMVNVSDVVIPEQIRKLADELKGRKTPPCILELKKKKELNNTELGVLIAYYIDIGDEKSAIDLTKDENIVKKFKGNKKTKYIVYSCKKMKELGLCVASCNTLNPLQFYYGKLE, encoded by the coding sequence GTGCTAATACTAGACTTTAGAAAATATCCGTTTTTAAAACCATTAGAAGATGAATTAAACAAATATGCCGGAGGAGTAAGTCTAAATGATTTATTAGTTAATGGAAGTTATTATCTTGATCAAGCTAAGGAAAGAATAGATAAAATTTTAAAAGATAAAGAATTAGAATCTTATGATAAAATAAAGGATTCTGTTCTAGTATTTTATACAACCTTATACCTTGTAACTGCATTAGATAATGACATGCTAAAGAAAAAGTTCCTAGATAAAGAGTCACAAATAATTGAGAAAAATTTGCTTAATGAAAGTGAAGAAACACTAGTTGAAATAGCAAATTATTTAGGATTAAATATTAATTATAATAATATAGAAATAAAATATAAGAAAAATAAAAAGACTCTTTCTTTATCGCTTAAATATTCTTTGAATTTTATTGATTTTTTAAAATACACAAGAGAACTTAGAAAAATAGATAACAAATTTAGTTTAGCATCACATATACTTAAAGATGGTAAAGTATATTTAACAAAAGAAGAAATTGTAAGGATCCTAGTATTTCAAATAAGAGATAAACTAATGAAGATGGTAAATGTTAGTGACGTTGTAATCCCAGAACAAATTAGAAAGCTTGCAGATGAATTAAAGGGAAGAAAAACGCCGCCTTGTATTTTAGAATTAAAGAAAAAAAAGGAGCTAAATAATACAGAACTCGGAGTTTTAATAGCATATTATATCGATATAGGTGATGAAAAAAGTGCTATAGATCTTACAAAAGATGAGAATATTGTTAAAAAATTTAAAGGAAATAAAAAAACTAAGTATATAGTATATTCTTGTAAAAAGATGAAAGAACTTGGTCTTTGTGTAGCCTCTTGTAATACTTTAAACCCTCTTCAATTTTATTATGGTAAACTGGAATAA
- the metG gene encoding methionine--tRNA ligase, which translates to MKIFVASAWPYVNAVPHLGNLIGSVLSADVFARYARLKYGQENVVFVSGSDEHGTPIEVEAKKRNVNPKELTDQAHEYDKKLFLDVWEISYNNYTRTESEIHKTFVRDFMLKLEKYIKTEEDEIPYCEYDKIYLPDRFVKGTCPYCGFEDARGDQCDNCGRLLTPRLLINPKCVLCGRTPVFKKTKHWFFDLSAFNDKIEEWIKNSQTLPENVKSVALSWVKEGLKPRSITRDNAWGIPAPFEGAEGKTIYVWFEALLGYISATIEYFKKIGKEEEWKKFWFGNDVKSYYFIGKDNIPFHAVILPAMLMASGENYVLPTVIAATEYLLYEGQKFSKSRKIGVWIDEAPQLLDIEYWRFILIRLRPEERDTNFTWREALRIVNTELNDDIGNYANRVLSMVRRYFNGEVPQIKYEKLKDEDTKFISEIKEAPKKMSELFELGKLKAGSEEILKLARNGNSYLNIRAPWNLIKNDKEEAGNVLNIAVNSLRTLSIMLYPLMPKSAEKLYNMLGFKDIEREKWDLAGELVIKSNHKINEVSVLFKKVELNENDINKKIDEIRKNLEKIRPTLLR; encoded by the coding sequence ATGAAGATATTTGTAGCCTCTGCATGGCCTTATGTAAATGCAGTACCACATCTAGGTAATTTGATAGGATCAGTATTATCTGCTGATGTTTTTGCTAGATATGCAAGGTTAAAATATGGCCAAGAGAACGTGGTATTTGTAAGTGGAAGTGACGAACATGGCACACCAATTGAGGTAGAAGCCAAGAAGAGAAATGTGAATCCTAAAGAGTTAACTGATCAAGCGCATGAATACGATAAAAAGTTATTTTTAGATGTGTGGGAGATTAGTTATAATAATTACACTAGAACAGAATCAGAAATTCACAAAACTTTTGTCAGAGATTTTATGTTAAAATTAGAAAAATATATAAAGACTGAAGAAGATGAAATTCCATATTGTGAGTATGATAAAATTTACTTACCAGATAGATTTGTGAAAGGTACTTGTCCTTATTGTGGATTTGAAGATGCAAGAGGAGATCAATGCGATAATTGTGGTAGACTATTAACGCCAAGACTTCTAATTAATCCTAAGTGCGTATTATGTGGAAGAACGCCAGTATTTAAGAAAACTAAACACTGGTTTTTTGATCTTTCAGCATTTAATGATAAAATTGAGGAATGGATCAAGAATTCTCAGACACTACCTGAAAATGTTAAGTCAGTAGCCTTAAGTTGGGTTAAAGAAGGACTAAAGCCAAGAAGCATTACGAGAGATAATGCTTGGGGTATTCCAGCACCTTTCGAAGGTGCTGAAGGTAAAACTATCTATGTATGGTTTGAGGCATTATTAGGTTATATCTCTGCTACGATAGAATATTTTAAGAAGATAGGAAAAGAAGAAGAATGGAAGAAATTCTGGTTTGGAAATGATGTTAAAAGTTATTACTTTATTGGAAAGGATAACATTCCATTCCATGCTGTAATATTACCAGCAATGCTAATGGCTTCTGGAGAAAATTATGTTTTACCTACAGTTATAGCGGCAACAGAATATTTACTTTATGAAGGGCAAAAATTCAGTAAAAGTAGGAAAATTGGTGTATGGATTGATGAAGCTCCTCAATTATTAGACATAGAATACTGGAGATTCATATTGATTAGACTTAGACCAGAAGAGAGAGACACTAATTTTACATGGAGAGAAGCACTAAGGATAGTTAATACAGAATTAAATGATGATATCGGTAACTATGCAAATAGAGTATTAAGTATGGTAAGAAGATACTTTAATGGAGAGGTTCCTCAAATAAAATATGAAAAACTAAAAGATGAGGATACTAAATTTATTAGTGAAATAAAAGAAGCTCCTAAAAAGATGAGTGAATTATTTGAGTTAGGAAAATTAAAGGCCGGAAGCGAAGAAATATTAAAGTTAGCTAGAAATGGTAACTCATATTTAAACATAAGAGCACCTTGGAATTTGATAAAGAACGATAAAGAAGAAGCTGGGAATGTCTTAAATATTGCCGTTAATTCTCTTAGGACATTATCTATCATGCTATATCCATTAATGCCAAAGAGTGCCGAAAAACTATATAACATGTTAGGGTTTAAAGATATAGAGAGAGAAAAATGGGATCTCGCTGGAGAACTTGTTATTAAATCTAATCATAAAATTAATGAGGTAAGCGTTCTGTTTAAAAAAGTCGAACTAAATGAGAATGATATAAATAAAAAAATAGATGAAATAAGAAAGAACTTAGAAAAAATAAGACCTACCTTATTGCGTTAA
- a CDS encoding V-type ATP synthase subunit I, whose protein sequence is MIIPETMARVEILTPKQKINELITALLKFKEFEPEEPKTPISNLRFEDARRNLGEVNEHINKMKILMELGGLNIEPQGKMKVNDWIEASNQVFIEGSEIENKYKDLLEEIGKLRAELDTLNSQLQEVEPFKNIGIDLKVLYSSTHFEVALVVINEIQKKQLEDKGAVVIVDELGNNRYASLVLSRKGSNLDEILKELGLRKFETPDFIAPQIYYGNLKERINNIQTILTQRREELAKKIKEDEKNIKELYGKLLTIRDAMNILAKARKSEYYVQVEGYVPDKSLKRLSKMIENIAFITYEYPKRYGEEQEEPPTYVKLPKSIIPLESVIEFYGTPSYWEISPTIFLIITFPFLFGLMFPDFGNALVLLLFSIWFYNYGKKRGSENTVKLSLVLIYSSIVAMVTGLLAREFFGPLPVGGLQELLNNPSAPVGPLYYAWPIPVSFYEKISDIIPTGANAIINTILLSLLLGSILLFVSTLLGVINAIKKKDKEFLFLDRLPLFIIYIVPLIVFLYGFINISNYQGEEAMILGGISYFLFHSGTPAPPSVQILADILVIWVEIGLIYNWVAKAYLLKKHEHASTGSAIIFGFIEGGFEAALLLLSNTISFIRVLVFAIAHYYILYAFSYMAYLAAGNPSSLLSVFINPAGIVILIIGNLLAIALEGLIVFIQDMRLHFYEMFSKFYEGRGRKFEPVMTYVELTQ, encoded by the coding sequence GTGATTATTCCCGAGACAATGGCTAGAGTGGAAATACTGACACCGAAACAAAAAATAAACGAACTCATAACAGCCCTCTTGAAATTTAAAGAATTCGAACCAGAAGAACCTAAAACACCAATATCAAACCTTAGATTTGAGGATGCAAGACGAAATCTAGGTGAAGTAAACGAACACATAAACAAAATGAAGATCTTAATGGAATTGGGTGGATTAAATATAGAACCTCAAGGTAAAATGAAAGTAAATGACTGGATAGAGGCATCTAATCAAGTATTTATCGAGGGCTCAGAAATAGAGAATAAATATAAAGATTTACTAGAGGAAATAGGAAAATTAAGGGCAGAATTAGATACTTTGAATTCACAACTTCAGGAAGTAGAACCATTTAAAAATATTGGAATCGATCTTAAGGTTCTATATTCCTCTACACATTTCGAAGTAGCATTAGTAGTTATTAATGAAATCCAGAAAAAACAACTAGAGGATAAAGGAGCTGTAGTTATAGTAGATGAATTAGGAAATAATAGATATGCTAGCCTAGTACTTTCAAGAAAAGGCTCAAACTTAGACGAAATATTAAAAGAACTTGGACTTAGAAAATTTGAAACACCTGATTTTATTGCACCACAAATTTACTACGGTAACTTGAAGGAAAGAATTAATAATATACAAACTATACTGACTCAAAGAAGAGAAGAATTAGCTAAGAAAATTAAAGAAGATGAGAAAAATATTAAAGAACTTTATGGAAAATTACTCACAATTAGAGACGCAATGAATATTCTCGCAAAAGCAAGAAAATCTGAGTATTACGTACAGGTTGAAGGTTATGTACCAGATAAGTCACTAAAAAGACTGTCAAAGATGATAGAAAATATTGCGTTTATAACTTATGAGTATCCGAAAAGATACGGAGAAGAACAAGAAGAACCACCTACTTATGTTAAATTACCAAAATCAATTATTCCATTAGAATCTGTAATAGAATTTTATGGAACACCTTCTTATTGGGAAATTTCGCCAACAATATTCCTTATTATAACATTTCCCTTCCTTTTTGGTCTAATGTTCCCAGATTTTGGAAACGCACTTGTTCTTTTACTCTTTTCTATATGGTTTTACAATTACGGTAAAAAGAGAGGAAGCGAGAATACAGTAAAACTCTCATTAGTTCTTATATACTCAAGCATAGTTGCAATGGTTACCGGTCTTCTAGCTAGAGAATTCTTTGGTCCTTTACCAGTAGGAGGTTTACAAGAATTACTAAATAACCCGTCTGCACCAGTTGGCCCGTTATATTATGCTTGGCCCATTCCAGTTTCATTTTATGAAAAGATAAGTGATATAATTCCTACTGGTGCAAACGCAATAATTAATACAATATTATTATCATTACTACTGGGATCTATATTACTATTCGTAAGTACACTACTTGGAGTTATAAATGCTATAAAGAAAAAAGATAAAGAATTTCTATTCTTAGATAGGTTACCATTATTTATTATATATATAGTACCTCTAATAGTTTTCCTATATGGATTCATTAACATCAGCAATTATCAAGGAGAAGAAGCAATGATATTAGGAGGAATTTCATATTTCCTATTCCATTCAGGTACGCCAGCACCTCCAAGTGTACAAATTTTAGCTGACATCTTGGTAATATGGGTAGAGATAGGACTAATATACAATTGGGTTGCAAAAGCGTATCTCTTAAAGAAGCATGAGCATGCTAGCACTGGTTCAGCAATAATATTTGGCTTTATTGAAGGGGGTTTTGAGGCAGCTTTACTGTTGCTATCAAATACAATATCATTCATACGTGTACTAGTTTTTGCAATAGCACACTATTACATCCTTTATGCATTCTCTTATATGGCTTACTTGGCTGCAGGAAATCCTTCATCGTTATTGTCAGTTTTCATAAACCCAGCTGGCATAGTCATATTGATTATAGGCAATTTACTGGCAATAGCCTTAGAAGGATTAATAGTATTTATCCAAGACATGAGACTTCACTTCTACGAAATGTTTAGTAAGTTCTATGAGGGAAGAGGAAGAAAATTTGAACCAGTAATGACTTATGTTGAATTAACGCAATAA
- a CDS encoding V-type ATP synthase subunit F — protein MGKVLVIGDKYTVNLFRLIGVESLVLEDPLKLEDTIQKLKKREDIDLILISNDLYTPVKEKIDSLLLEQKKPLITIIPSPYSESKPIDVKSLILRALGFG, from the coding sequence ATGGGTAAAGTTTTAGTTATTGGGGACAAGTACACTGTGAACCTTTTTAGATTAATTGGTGTTGAAAGCTTAGTCCTAGAAGATCCTCTAAAATTAGAGGATACAATACAAAAACTAAAGAAAAGAGAGGATATAGATCTGATATTAATTTCTAATGATTTGTATACGCCAGTAAAAGAGAAAATAGATTCGTTATTATTGGAACAGAAAAAGCCTTTAATTACGATTATACCTTCTCCTTATAGTGAATCTAAACCAATTGATGTGAAAAGTTTAATACTTAGAGCATTAGGATTTGGGTGA